From Hydra vulgaris chromosome 15, alternate assembly HydraT2T_AEP, one genomic window encodes:
- the LOC136091370 gene encoding notch-regulated ankyrin repeat-containing protein-like, with the protein MSRSFRDSSKYLSRDDQTDQPGNESDTSRHKKYGLQWFYKAKRKNLSNEDEDENGKPIVRRIVRNFDQKKLLELINSKTVDINETSPKGITALHEAAIDGNLACMQILVENGADISKADNEGYTSLDYAVLGGHFDCAAFLISKGSNTDHIKNGNPYFRPTSSHR; encoded by the coding sequence atgagtcGAAGCTTTAGAGattcttcaaaatatttatctagAGATGATCAAACAGATCAACCTGGTAATGAAAGCGATACCTCTCGTCATAAAAAGTACGGTTTACAATGGTTCTATAAAGCAAAGAGAAAGAACTTAAGTAACGAAGACGAAGACGAAAATGGAAAACCTATTGTACGCCGAATTGTGCGAAACTTTGATCAGAAAAAATTGCTCGAGTTAATAAACTCAAAGACAGTTGACATTAATGAAACCAGTCCAAAAGGAATAACTGCTTTACATGAAGCAGCCATTGATGGAAACTTAGCTTGTATGCAAATACTAGTTGAAAATGGAGCTGATATTTCAAAAGCTGATAACGAAGGTTACACTAGTCTAGATTATGCTGTTCTTGGTGGTCATTTCGACTGCGCGGCTTTTTTGATAAGTAAAGGCAGTAATACTGACCATATAAAAAACGGAAACCCTTATTTTCGTCCAACTTCGTCTCATCGTTAA